The nucleotide sequence GCAGATAACATTCCTCCATAGATAGTGTTCAAAGATCTTAAGTTGTCTTTAAACGTAAGCATTTGCTGATTTAATGAATCTAAGTTATCAACAACACCTGCTTGTGCAGATACTTGTCTTTCTGTTCTTTCCAATTGTAGTTTGTAAAGGCTGTTCAATGACTCTAAGTTTGATGCTGCTGCTGAAAGCTCTTCACCATATTTGTGAGTAGCCACCATCGTATTAGCCACTGGAGCGATTTCTTTACTTGCTTCTGCAAAGTTTTCAATAGATCTTCCTAATGAACGCATCATATTAGCATCGATACGAGCTTCTGCTAAAATACCATCTAATTTTTGTGATAATGATTCTCTAAGAATCTTATCTTCTCCTGACTGTAAAGCCAAAGCTCCTTGGCGTCCTGATGGAGCACCTCCTTTTAGCTCAGGATAAACCAATGACCAATCGAACTCTTCATCTATTGGTTCAAAAGCTGAGAAGAAGAA is from Capnocytophaga ochracea DSM 7271 and encodes:
- the porL gene encoding type IX secretion system motor protein PorL/GldL; this translates as MAGSRSTKKLFNMVYGIGASVVIIGALAKILHVDILGISGGVLLAVGMGTEAFVFFFSAFEPIDEEFDWSLVYPELKGGAPSGRQGALALQSGEDKILRESLSQKLDGILAEARIDANMMRSLGRSIENFAEASKEIAPVANTMVATHKYGEELSAAASNLESLNSLYKLQLERTERQVSAQAGVVDNLDSLNQQMLTFKDNLRSLNTIYGGMLSAMGGAR